A region from the Lysobacter antibioticus genome encodes:
- a CDS encoding phosphatase PAP2 family protein: protein MAPAPQASESSVAAREGDDTLRQEARFGVALLRRHGWLLLLVFIGLLMPLWGFAELADEIHEQEAIVFDVPILEFAHGLAREGYDQFFVLISRIGYLHGVVPFDIALVAALIARRRFREGSFAALALGGSALLNIAAKQFFARERPSLWESIAPEHNYSFPSGHAMGSMTLAVTLILLSWNTRWRWPVLAIMAPFVPLVGFSRLYLGVHFPSDILAGWAVATAWVVAVYLIVYRGAQLRPWTLKRS from the coding sequence ATGGCGCCCGCTCCGCAGGCGTCTGAGTCCAGCGTCGCCGCCCGCGAGGGCGACGACACCCTCCGTCAGGAAGCGCGCTTCGGCGTCGCGCTGCTGCGCCGCCATGGCTGGTTGCTGTTGCTGGTCTTCATCGGCCTGCTGATGCCGTTATGGGGCTTCGCCGAACTCGCCGACGAGATCCACGAGCAGGAAGCGATCGTCTTCGACGTGCCCATCCTCGAATTCGCCCACGGACTGGCGCGCGAGGGCTACGACCAGTTCTTCGTGCTGATCTCCCGGATCGGCTACCTGCACGGCGTGGTGCCGTTCGACATCGCCCTGGTCGCGGCGCTCATCGCGCGGCGCCGTTTCCGCGAAGGCAGTTTCGCCGCGCTGGCGCTCGGCGGCTCGGCCCTGCTGAACATCGCCGCCAAGCAGTTCTTCGCCCGCGAGCGGCCGTCGCTGTGGGAGTCGATCGCGCCCGAGCACAACTACAGTTTTCCCAGCGGCCACGCGATGGGCTCGATGACGCTCGCGGTGACCTTGATCCTGTTGAGTTGGAACACGCGCTGGCGCTGGCCGGTGCTGGCGATCATGGCGCCCTTCGTGCCCCTGGTCGGCTTCTCGCGCCTCTACCTCGGCGTGCATTTCCCCTCCGACATCCTCGCCGGCTGGGCGGTCGCCACTGCCTGGGTGGTGGCGGTGTACCTGATCGTCTACCGCGGCGCACAGCTGCGGCCGTGGACGCTGAAGCGCTCTTGA
- the ispG gene encoding flavodoxin-dependent (E)-4-hydroxy-3-methylbut-2-enyl-diphosphate synthase, which produces MNSDLVLPCAHSGFGPLPRRLTRTVKVGGVEVGGGAPVVVQSMTNTDTADVASTTKQVAELWRAGSEMVRVTVNTAEAAAAVPRIVDKLAMMGIEVPIIGDFHYNGHQLMTAEPACAEALAKYRINPGNVGFGKKKDSQFATLIELAIKHGKPVRIGANWGSLDQALAAKLMDENHERAEPWDAGRVLREALIRSALDSAARAVELGLAAERIVLSAKVSGVQELIAVYRELANRSNHALHLGLTEAGIGSKGIVASSAALGVLLQEGIGDTIRISLTPEPGQARSNEVIVAQELLQTMGLRAFTPMVTACPGCGRTTSTFFQELAQKVQEHVRAKMPEWKITHPGAENLTLAVMGCIVNGPGESRHANIGISLPGTGEAPSAPVFEDGQKTVTLRGENIATEFVALIDTYVERNYGARSAGV; this is translated from the coding sequence ATGAATTCAGACCTCGTCCTGCCCTGCGCTCATTCCGGTTTTGGCCCCCTCCCGCGCCGTCTGACCCGTACGGTCAAGGTCGGCGGCGTCGAAGTCGGCGGCGGCGCCCCGGTGGTGGTGCAGTCGATGACCAACACCGATACCGCCGACGTGGCCTCGACCACCAAGCAAGTGGCCGAACTGTGGCGCGCGGGCTCGGAGATGGTGCGGGTGACCGTCAACACCGCCGAGGCGGCCGCGGCGGTGCCGCGCATCGTCGACAAGCTGGCGATGATGGGGATCGAAGTGCCGATCATCGGCGACTTCCACTACAACGGCCATCAACTGATGACCGCCGAGCCGGCCTGCGCCGAGGCCCTGGCCAAGTACCGCATCAACCCCGGCAACGTCGGTTTCGGCAAAAAGAAGGACAGCCAGTTCGCCACCCTGATCGAATTGGCGATCAAGCACGGCAAGCCGGTGCGCATCGGCGCCAACTGGGGCTCGCTCGATCAGGCCCTGGCGGCGAAGCTGATGGACGAAAACCATGAGCGCGCCGAGCCCTGGGATGCCGGCCGGGTGTTGCGCGAGGCGCTGATCCGTTCGGCGCTGGACTCGGCCGCCCGTGCGGTCGAACTCGGCCTGGCGGCCGAGCGCATCGTCCTCAGCGCCAAAGTCAGCGGCGTGCAGGAATTGATCGCGGTGTATCGCGAACTCGCCAACCGCAGCAACCACGCCCTGCACCTGGGCCTGACCGAGGCCGGCATCGGCAGCAAGGGCATCGTCGCCTCCAGCGCCGCGCTCGGCGTGCTGCTGCAGGAAGGCATCGGCGACACCATCCGCATTTCGCTGACGCCCGAGCCGGGCCAGGCCCGCAGCAATGAAGTCATCGTCGCCCAGGAACTGCTGCAGACCATGGGCCTGCGCGCGTTCACGCCGATGGTCACCGCCTGCCCGGGTTGCGGCCGCACCACCAGCACTTTCTTCCAGGAACTCGCGCAGAAGGTGCAGGAACACGTGCGCGCCAAGATGCCGGAGTGGAAGATCACTCATCCGGGCGCGGAGAACCTCACCCTGGCGGTGATGGGCTGCATCGTCAACGGCCCGGGCGAATCGCGTCACGCCAACATCGGCATTTCGCTGCCGGGCACGGGCGAAGCGCCGTCGGCGCCGGTGTTCGAAGACGGCCAGAAGACCGTGACCCTGCGCGGCGAGAACATCGCCACCGAATTCGTGGCCTTGATCGACACTTACGTCGAGCGCAATTATGGCGCCCGCTCCGCAGGCGTCTGA